Part of the Bacillota bacterium genome is shown below.
GTGCATGAGCTGCTTGATTTAGTAGGGTTAGCAGATAAAGGTGATGCTTACCCCCACCAGTTAAGCGGCGGACAAAAGCAGCGGGTGGGGATTGCCAGAGCCTTGGCGAACGCGCCTAATGTGCTCCTCAGCGATGAGGCAACCTCAGCCCTGGATCCGGAGACAACTCTGTCGGTGCTGCAGCTGTTAAAGAAGATTAATGAAGAGATGGGTTTAACAATTGTGCTGATTACCCATGAAATGGCGGTTATTCAAGCCATTTGCGACTATGTGGCCGTAATTGATCAGGGTAAAATAGTGGAAACCGGACCGGTAGTGGATGTCTTTACCAGACCGAAGAGCAGTTCCACCAAGCGGCTGATTCAGGGCAGCATCGATGCGCAGATACCGGAAGAGCTGCTTGAGCGGATCAAAACCCACGCCGATAATCGCCGCGTTCTAGTCAAGCTGAATTTCATTGGGAGCTTGACTCACGAGCCGGTGATCTCAGCGCTTTTACGCCAGTATGAAGTTGAGGCTAACATTCTCTTTGGAAAAATCGATCAAATCAAAGATATTCCCTTCGGCATGCTGCTGTTGGAAATCAGCGGGGAGCCGGATCAAATCCAAGGCGCATTAGGGTATATCAAAAATTTGGATGTGGAGATGGAGGTGATCACCAATGGATAAATCGATCATTCTGCGGGTGCTCTGGCAGGCTGCTGGTGAAACCTTGTACATGGTCGGAGTGTCAGTAGTGGCTGCGCAGATTCTCGGCCTGCCGCTGGGGGTGCTGTTGGTGATTACTGATGATGGCCATATTCTGGAAAATAAGGTGATCAACCGAATCCTGAGTACAATTATCAACATCGGGCGCTCCATTCCTTTTATTATCCTTTTAGTCGCAATCATTCCCCTCACCAAGTTTCTGCTCGGCACCTATATTGGGACGACGGCGACAATTGTCCCGCTGACGGTGGCTGCGATACCATTTGTAGCGCGGGTAGTGGAAAGTACACTCAAAGAAGTGGATCCAGGTGTGGTGGAAGCGGCGCAGGCAATGGGCGCTTCACCCTGGCAGATTGTTTATAAAGTGCTGCTGCCGGAATCCCTGCCCGGACTTGTCCTGGGCTTTACCTTGACCGCCGTTAATCTGATTGGTTACTCGGCCATGGCTGGGACAGTTGGTGGCGGTGGGCTGGGGGATATTGCTATTAGATTTGGATATCAGCGCTATCGTGTTGATATTATTCTCTACACCGTTATTATCCTAGTGGTGTTGGTTCAGGTGCTGCAGGCGCTGGGCAATTTGCTGGCTAGGAGACTTGCAAGAAGGTAAGAAAAAATACAAATAAACAGGACAGAAAGGAGAATAACAATGACAAGAAAATTAGGTTTGCTGTTAGTGCTGCTGTTGGTATTGGGAAGCAGTGGGGTTTATGCGCAGGAAGTTGTCCGGATTGGTGCATCTCCGGTACCCCATGGAGACATTCTGCTCCAAATTGTGCCGCTGTTGGCAGAGCAGGGAATCACTCTGGAGATTATTGAGTTTACCGACTATGTACTGCCAAACCTGGCTTTAGCAGATGGTGAGATTGATGCAAACTTCTTCCAGCATACACCTTATCTGGAAGGATTCAGCAGAGATCACGGTTTGGAGTTAGCGGCTCTTGCTGAAATTCATATCGAGCCCTTGGGGCTTTACAGCCGGCAGGTTTCCAGCCTGGAAGAACTACCTCAAAAAGCAACGATTGCTATTCCTAATGATCCAACTAATGGC
Proteins encoded:
- a CDS encoding methionine ABC transporter ATP-binding protein, with the protein product MIELRGVSKVFRGETDVVALDNVSLKVPKGVVYGIIGLSGAGKSTLIRCINGLETPDSGQVIVDGVNVNQLLPGELREKRKKIGMIFQHFNLLSSRTAAGNIAFPLELAGLNKAEIKTRVHELLDLVGLADKGDAYPHQLSGGQKQRVGIARALANAPNVLLSDEATSALDPETTLSVLQLLKKINEEMGLTIVLITHEMAVIQAICDYVAVIDQGKIVETGPVVDVFTRPKSSSTKRLIQGSIDAQIPEELLERIKTHADNRRVLVKLNFIGSLTHEPVISALLRQYEVEANILFGKIDQIKDIPFGMLLLEISGEPDQIQGALGYIKNLDVEMEVITNG
- a CDS encoding ABC transporter permease, producing MDKSIILRVLWQAAGETLYMVGVSVVAAQILGLPLGVLLVITDDGHILENKVINRILSTIINIGRSIPFIILLVAIIPLTKFLLGTYIGTTATIVPLTVAAIPFVARVVESTLKEVDPGVVEAAQAMGASPWQIVYKVLLPESLPGLVLGFTLTAVNLIGYSAMAGTVGGGGLGDIAIRFGYQRYRVDIILYTVIILVVLVQVLQALGNLLARRLARR
- a CDS encoding ABC transporter substrate-binding protein, producing MTRKLGLLLVLLLVLGSSGVYAQEVVRIGASPVPHGDILLQIVPLLAEQGITLEIIEFTDYVLPNLALADGEIDANFFQHTPYLEGFSRDHGLELAALAEIHIEPLGLYSRQVSSLEELPQKATIAIPNDPTNGGRALLLLQSAGLIKVDPKAGITPTIFDITENKLGLNFREIEAAQLPRTLDATTAAVINGNYALLADLVPTKDALYLEGADSPYANILAVRAGDVDNPTLKKVADALKSDVVREFILSTYGGSVVPVF